The following proteins are co-located in the Nerophis lumbriciformis linkage group LG22, RoL_Nlum_v2.1, whole genome shotgun sequence genome:
- the LOC133615370 gene encoding properdin-like, which translates to MFNRTTHTQVHFSAMKNLVLVLVLVLLGAHLAEAVRCFAHFRSSSGECEEELGEVEEEDCCQNPHYGYVTPDGSCHSCGPPGWSDWSPWLPCNVLCGEGVTQRSRKCFGIDQSHCDNTADTLQTRPCTGTCCNEGGWALWLPWSPCSLTCGGRGVRKRERICSASPECHAACVGSSEEAEPCLADNRCPVHGAWSPWSAWSVCSGTCVDDERHDIAVPSRERRRSCSSPAPSADTQPPGDGCHGDGVQLQGCSELPKCPVDGHWGAWSQMSACSTPCGEGLQLSMRKCNQPAPKYGGRFCEGASALSFVCHTICAADGFWSGWANWGDCSSSCAPEGVAPVRTRQRFCSSPAPSLFPPGEGCHGDSQQTDKCSHLPACPVHAGWGSWSPWSPCHVTCGVGRQLSLRKCDSPPPHHGGTSCPGEHRRTRACVTNVHCPVDGVWSEWSPWQPCKYPFRERDIRCKKIAGSQSREHRCLYRAHNGSICSGTLLSDSRICYDVKSCYFQGSWGVWEAWSLCKPPCGQKSRRLRSRKCLPDYSDYRSSISRHKDNVTFYGTPLVDCKETPDDLVSEAQPCVNVPPCD; encoded by the exons atgtttaaCAGGACCACACATACACAAGTCCACTTTTCAGCCATGAAGaacctggtcctggtcctggtcctggtcctgctGGGTGCGCATCTGGCAG aggcTGTGAGGTGTTTCGCACACTTCAGGAGCTCATCAGGTGAGTGTGAGGAGGAGCTGggtgaagtagaagaagaagattgTTGCCAGAATCCTCACTATGGCTACGTCACACCAGATGGAAGCTGCCACTCCTGCGg TCCTCCAGGGTGGTCGGACTGGTCGCCATGGTTACCGTGTAACGTCCTGTGTGGGGAAGGGGTGACCCAGAGGAGCAGGAAGTGTTTTGGCATCGACCAATCACATTGTGACAACACGGCGGACACACTGCAGACACGACCTTGCACTGGCACCTGCTgcaatg agggGGGCTGGGCCTTGTGGCTCCCCTGGTCTCCCTGCTCACTCACCTGTGGAGGTCGCGGGGTCAGGAAGCGAGAGAGAATTTGCTCCGCCTCCCCTGAGTGTCACGCAGCCTGTGTTGGATCTTCAGAGGAGGCGGAGCCCTGCCTGGCCGACAACAGGTGTCCAG TGCACGGCGCCTGGTCCCCCTGGTCGGCGTGGTCGGTGTGCTCCGGCACGTGTGTCGACGACGAGCGCCACGACATCGCCGTGCCCTCCAGAGAACGACGTCGCTCCTGTTCCAGCCCCGCCCCTTCCGCCGACACGCAGCCTCCTGGTGACGGTTGCCATGGAGACGGCGTGCAGCTCCAGGGCTGCAGCGAGCTTCCCAAGTGTCCAG TGGACGGTCACTGGGGGGCGTGGTCACAGATGAGCGCTTGCTCCACCCCCTGCGGAGAGGGACTTCAACTCTCCATGCGCAAGTGCAATCAGCCCGCCCCCAAATATGGCGGACGCTTCTGTGAGGGAGCGAGCGCTCTGAGTTTTGTGTGTCACACCATTTgtgcag CGGACGGGTTCTGGTCCGGTTGGGCCAACTGGGGAGATTGTTCCTCTTCCTGCGCTCCAGAAGGCGTAGCTCCCGTCAGGACTCGCCAGCGCTTCTGCTccagccccgccccctccctctTTCCCCCAGGTGAAGGTTGCCATGGTGACAGCCAGCAAACAGACAAGTGCAGTCACCTGCCAGCCTGCCCGGTCCACGCAGGATGGGGGTCCTGGTCCCCCTGGTCCCCCTGTCATGTCACCTGTGGGGTGGGTCGCCAGCTGTCACTCAGGAAGTGTGACAGCCCGCCCCCTCATCATGGAGGCACTTCCTGTCCTGGCGAACACCGACGCACTCGCGCTTGTGTGACCAACGTCCACTGTCCAG TGGACGGTGTGTGGTCGGAGTGGTCGCCATGGCAACCGTGTAAATACCCCTTCAGGGAGCGAGACATTCGCTGTAAGAAGATCGCAGGAAGTCAGAGTCGAGAACATCGATGTCTGTATCGTGCTCACAATGGATCCATCTGTAGCGGCACCCTGCTGAGCGACTCGCGCATCTGCTATGATGTCAAATCCTGTTACT TTCAGGGCAGCTGGGGCGTGTGGGAGGCGTGGTCTCTGTGTAAGCCGCCATGTGGACAAAAGTCACGCCGCCTCCGGAGCAGGAAGTGTCTTCCTGATTACAGCGACTATCG TTCCAGCATCAGTCGTCACAAGGACAACGTGACCTTCTACGGGACTCCTCTGGTCGACTGCAAGGAGACGCCTGATGACCTGGTCTCTGAGGCACAGCCCTGTGTCAATGTGCCCCCCTGTGACTGA